From a single bacterium genomic region:
- a CDS encoding DUF3473 domain-containing protein — translation MTRHGPPVVTVDIEDWPQSTLSHDLPVTGRVAVNTRRLLDLLDECGVRATFFVLGLAAEAHPDLVVEMSRRGHEIAGHGHAHREIFLGSRSDFTADVTRSKARLEELTGRPVLGYRAPDFSVMRPTLWALDALAEAGYRYDSSIFPIAHRRYGISDWPPEPLSLELPGGGEIVELPLGVYRGLGRSWPCGGGGYMRLLPGMIFRGLARRSLRRAPFVLYCHPYELDPGEFAGLEWDVPPLMRLHQGLGRGRMEKRLRAFFKAFGGRSAADYLAENEPRRARLNADGTLTPAANM, via the coding sequence ATGACCCGCCACGGCCCCCCCGTCGTCACCGTGGACATCGAGGACTGGCCCCAGTCCACCCTGTCCCATGACCTGCCCGTCACCGGACGGGTGGCGGTCAACACCCGCCGCCTCCTGGACCTCCTCGACGAGTGCGGGGTCCGGGCGACGTTTTTCGTCCTGGGCCTGGCGGCCGAGGCCCACCCGGACCTGGTGGTGGAGATGAGCCGTCGCGGCCACGAGATAGCCGGCCACGGCCACGCCCACCGGGAGATTTTCCTCGGGTCGCGGTCGGATTTCACCGCCGACGTGACCCGCTCCAAGGCGCGGCTGGAGGAGTTGACCGGCCGCCCGGTGCTGGGCTACCGCGCCCCGGATTTTTCCGTGATGCGCCCCACACTCTGGGCGCTGGACGCCCTCGCCGAGGCGGGCTACCGCTACGACTCGAGCATCTTCCCCATCGCGCACCGCCGGTACGGGATTTCCGACTGGCCGCCGGAGCCGCTCTCGTTGGAGCTGCCGGGCGGCGGGGAGATCGTCGAGCTGCCCCTCGGGGTTTACCGGGGCCTGGGGCGGAGCTGGCCCTGCGGGGGCGGGGGTTACATGCGCCTCTTGCCGGGGATGATTTTTCGCGGTCTGGCGCGGAGGTCTCTGCGCCGGGCTCCATTCGTCCTTTACTGCCATCCCTACGAGCTGGACCCCGGCGAGTTCGCCGGACTGGAGTGGGACGTGCCCCCGCTCATGCGCCTGCACCAGGGACTGGGGCGGGGGCGGATGGAGAAAAGGCTGCGGGCGTTTTTCAAGGCCTTCGGCGGACGGTCGGCGGCGGATTATTTGGCGGAAAACGAGCCGCGTCGGGCCAGGCTGAATGCCGACGGCACCCTCACCCCGGCCGCTAACATGTAG